Sequence from the Terriglobales bacterium genome:
GGTTTATTACAGATTTCTCCGCGCCTCCGCGGTAAAAACTATTTCAGCCGGGCCCCAATGGGTACATCTTCCAGAAAGCCCGCCAGCACGGGCTTGCCTTGTTCTCCGATAGAAGCCGCCACGAGCATGCCGTTGGATTCGATACCGCGCAATTTGCGCGGGGCTAGATTGGCGACGATTACGACTTTGCGTCCGATCAGGGTTTCAGGAGCGTAGGCTTCAGCGATGCCGGCTACGATCTGGCGGATTTCTGTGCCTATATCAACTTCAAGACGCAGCAGCTTGTCGGCGCCTTTGACTTTTTCGGCGGTCTTTACCTGGCCCACGCGTAGCTCGATCTTGGCGAAGTCTTCAATGCCAATCTTATTGTTACCAGTCACGGGTGTCGCTGGTGGTACAGGCGCTGTTGCTGCCGGTGTCTTCGCTGCCTGCGCTGCCGCACCGGCAGGTTCTGCTGCCGGAAGTTTGTCTTCGGAATGGGATTGGGATGAACCGGCGTTATTTTGCTCTTCCATGTTCTTCATCCTTTCGATGGCAGATTTGTCGGCACGGGGGAATACTGGCTCTATCGTTCCCAATTTGGTGCCTAGTTGGAGTTGCCCCCACTTGAGATCGTCGAGCTTCAGCTTGCTGATCTCTCCTAACCCGAGCTGTGACCATATCCGTGCTGTCGCCTGCGGCATGATAGGATGCGCCAGCGCCGTGACAATACGCAGCGCCTCCGCCGCCGTGTAGAGGATCGTTGCCAGCCGGGCACGGCTGGCCTCGCCTTCTTTTTCCGCTACCGTCCAGGGCTCAGCTTCCACCAGGTATTTGTTGACCGCGCTGATCAGGTTCCAGGCAGCTTCGATCGCCCGCGAGAATTGGTAGTCGTCAAAAAGCGTGTTGAAGTCAGCGATGGTTTTGGTGGCCAGTGTGGCGATGGAATCCTCCGCGGGTGTGCGGCCCTCGGTAGGCGAAGGATAGGGGACCTCGCCGCGAAAATACCTGCCAATCATGGTCAAGGTGCGGCTGGAGAGATTTCCCAGATCGTTGGCCAGGTCGGCGTTATAACGCTGCACCAGCGCATCAAAGGAAAAAGCCCCATCCTGTCCAAAGACAATTTCCCGCAGCAGGAAATAGCGCAGCGCGTCATTTCCCAGGACATCCAGAATAGTTTCAGCGCGCACGATATTGCCGCGCGACTTCGACATTTTGTCCTGTTCAAAGAGCAGCCAGCCGTGCGCGATCAGCGATTTCGGCAGCGGCAGCTCGGCAGCCATCAGGAACGCCGGCCAATAGACGCAATGGAAGCGCACGATCTCTTTGCCGATCATATGTACATCAGCCGGCCAGCAATGGGCGAAATGCTTCTTGTCTGCTTCCGCGTCCGATCCAAAACCCACGGCGGTGATGTAATTGCACAACGCATCGAACCAGACGTAGATCACATGCTTGGGGTCGTCGGGCACAGGGATGCCCCACTTAATCGAAGTGCGGCTGATGGATTGGTCATGCAATCCCGAGCGAATAAAGGCCATCACCTCGTTACGGCGCGTCTCGGGGCGGATCATCGCCGGATTTTCTGTATAGAGCTTCAGCAGCGGCTCCGCGAACGCGGAAAGCTTGAAGTAATAATTTTCTTCGCTCACGGTCTCTGTCGGACGGCCGCACACCGGGCAGGGCGCACCCGGGCCGACCGAATCCACGTAGAGTTCATCGGAGACGCAGTATTGGCCGGTGTAGCTTCCCTTGTAGATGAAGCCGTTTTTCTTCAGCAGGCGAAACATCTCCTGCACACCGCGCTGGTGGCGCTCGTCAGTGGTGCGGATGAAGTCGTCATTGCTGATCTCCATGCGCTTCCACAAGGCTTTGTACTCGGCGGAAACCTGGTCCACCAGCTTTTTAGGGGTCAAGCCCCTGTCTGCGGCCGAGCGCTCGATCTTCTGTCCATGCTCATCGGTGCCGGTGAGGAACCATGTATCAATTCCGAGCAGGCGCTTGCGGCGCGCAATGGCGTCGCACACGATAGTGGTGTAGGCGTGGCCCAGGTGTGGGCGCGCGTTTACGTAGTAAATCGGCGTCGTAATGTAAAACTTGCTGGCGTCGGCTGCGTCTGTCATCGGTTAGTTAGCTTCCAGAATGCGAAAGCCGCCTGTGTGCATTCCCGCGCGGAAAGTATGATGCTCACGAAACACACAGCGGCAGTCTGTAAACCTTTAATCATAGGTTCGCGCGCGGCATAGCGTCAAACGGGGCGAGAAAAAGCCCACTGCGGATTTCACGGATCACGCGGATCAATTCATCACGGAAGTGCAGAAAATTGAGTCATCGGATCATTGTGTCATTTTTCCAATTCGGTGAATGTAACCCTCGAAAATGTCATTCTGAGCGAAGCGAAGAATCTGAGAAGAATGCCTGTACTGCTATGTAGGTGGCTTCATTTCATACAGCCTGGACCGGTGTGCTCGCCTCATGACGCTCCGTTAGTAAAACTGCAACCGAGAACTGAGAACCGAGAACTGCCTTTGCTATGATGGATTCACTTTGTACCAGGAACTTCAAAATCAACTTATCGAGCACGTGCGCGCCTATTTGCGGCGGCAATATCAGCTTGATGCTGAAAACATTGTAATTGCCCAGCCTCCCAGCGTGGCCCTGGGAGAGTACGCCTTGCCGCTCGCCTTCGAGCTGGCCAAACAACTGCGTAAAGCACCGCGCAAGATCGCCGAAGAAATTGTTGCCGGAATCGGCGAGGTACCAGGCATCGAAAAATTCGAGGTTGCCGGCGCGGGCTATATCAACGTTCGCATCGGGCGCGGGGCTTTTGCTCAAGGGCTTGTCGCCGAGAAATCCCGGCAAAAGGGAAGCGGGCAGAAGGTCCTGGTCGAGCACACCAGCATCAATCCCAATAAAGCCGCCCATGTCGGCCATCTGCGCAACGCCATTCTGGGAGATACTTTCGTCCGCCTCTTGCGCTCTGCCGGCACTCACGTTGACGTGCAGAACTACATTGATAACACCGGCGTGCAGGTGGCCGATGTGGTGGTGGGATTCACCCGCCTGGAAAAGAAATCGAAGACCGAGATTGAGAAGCTTACGCAGCAACCGCGCTTTGATTACCACTGTTGGGATGTCTACACGCATGTCTCGCAATGGTACGAAGAAGACAAAGCTAATTTGCTAATCCGGCTCGATACCTTGCACGCTATCGAGCAGGGTGGAAACGAGACCGCTGAGATTGCCGAGCTGATCTCAACCGCCGTGCTCAGGCGGCACCTGGAGACCATGCTGCGCCTCGACATCGAATACGACTTTCTGCCGCGCGAGAGCGAGATTCTTCACCTCCACTTTTGGGATGCAGCGTTTACTCTGCTGAAGCAAAAAGGCGTACTCGCGCTAGTGGAAGAAGGCAAGAACAAAGGCTGCTGGGTGATGAAGCGCAGTTCGAATTCAGAAGCGGCCGACGATGAAGAGAACCAGAAGGTAATTGTCCGCTCGAATGGAACTGTGACCTATGTCGGCAAAGATATCGCTTATCATCTCTGGAAGTTCGGCTTGCTGGGAAAGGACTTCGGTTACCAGCGATTTTTCAAATATCCCAATAACCACGAGGTCTGGATTTCAGCGGAGCAGGGCGAAGCCCAGCATCCACATTTCGGCGGGGTGAGTGCGATCTACAACGTGATTGATTCCCGCCAGGCCGATCCCCAAAACAACGTGATCGAGGCCATCCGCGCATTGGGATACACCCAGCAGGCGGAGCATTACCACCATTTTTCCTACGAGATGGTTGCGCTCACGCCGCGCTGCGCCGCTGATCTGGGATACCGGCTCTCTCCCGAAGATGAGCAGAAGTCTTACATTGAAGTTTCCGGACGCAAGGGCTTCGGAGTCAAAGCCGACGATTTAATCGACACGTTAATCGCCGCGAGTCAAAAAGAAGTCGAATCGCGGCATCCTGAGCTGAGCCCGGCCGAGTGCAGCGCCATTGCCTCCGCGATTGCCATTGGTGCGCTGCGTTATTTCATGCTCAAGTACACCAAGGCGTCGGTTATCGCCTTTGACGTGAAAGACGCGCTCAGCTTCGAAGGTGAGACCGGCCCTTATGTGCAGTACGCGTGTGTGCGCGCGTTGAATATCTTCCGCAAAGCCGGCATTGATCCCGAGAAAGCGCTGGTGGAAGAAGTTGACTATAGCCACTTTCTCCCTGGCGAAGAAGGCAATGAAATCTGGGAGCTGTGGCTCGCAGCTTCCAAGCTCGGCTACACGGTAGAGCAATGCATTGCTACCACCGAGCCTGCATATTTAGCTAAGTATGCCTTTCAGTTGGCGCAGCTTTTCAACAACTTCTACCACAAGCACCACATTCTGACCGAGACCAATGAGACCAGAAAGAAATTTCTCTTAGCCACGGCGGCTATAGTCCGCCGCGAACTGATTCGTGCTCTGGCCTTGATGGGCATCAGTGTTCCGACCGTGATGTAGCGATGTCTTTAACCGACATACGTTAGCTCCAAAAGGTTGTGGATGAGCCTGAGCTATGGATGGTGTCCTAGTGTTACAGTATTGCGGAGATGAAACGCGTCGTTATTCTCTTCATTCTGCTGGTTTTGTTGATGTGTATGCCATGCGCGCCGCTGCTGCAGGAAAATGCTGCTACGTCCTCCGATCATCAGCAACACTCCAACGCTCCACAAAACGATTCTGGAGCCAGAATGGAAACAGCAGAACAGAAAGAAGCCCATATTCAAACTCAGGAGAACCAGGGGGCAAGCAAAACCAGCCAAGCCAAGCATGATGATCCGGATTACACATTTTTGGCACTCATTGTAAATATCGTTTTGACTGCTATCACTCTTGCTATTGCTGTTGCTGGTATTCTTCAAGCATGGGCCGCAAAAGAGGCCGCCGATATTGCGATAAATTCCCAACGGTCTTGGATTGTCGAAAATGGCGTCGAAGGGCCGGAAATGAAGCATGACTGGGTCAAGAATGCTAAATGTCATTTCAAGATAATCGGTAGTAGTCCTGCGAGGATCGTAGAGTCAAATTTCCGCTTTCATCTGGTTGGGGCTAGGCCTAAGAATGAAATCACCGAGCCCGACCTACCACCACAACCTGATTATAAGAAGGTTTACGATCTCGAGAGTGTTCCAGAAATGGGAGGGATACTGCCGCCTGAAAAGGAATTTACTATCAATGTGACACTTGAAGGAATGTTTCTCAACCCAGAGGATGTTGAGGCAATTAACAAATGGGAGAAGTTTGCCTGTGTCTACGGATTCATCCGATACAAGGATGCTTTCTCTAAATCCAGAGTTAGAGAAACGCGGTTTTGCTACATCTATAGTGTGTGGCGTAGTCCTCTTGGCAAGGCTGAGCATCCGAGCCATTTCGTTGTTGGCGGTCCACCCGCATACAACGAAGTAACCTAAAAACTAATTTAAGGCTCCCAAGTTGAGGATGCCAAGACGAACGACTGGAGCCTGTGTCAAACTATGGCTCTATGCGTCCTAGAGTCCTAGCGCTTCTACTGTGTTCAGTCTTCTTCATCACGCGGCCTGCCTCCGCTGCCGGCTCCGACAAACCGCACGAAGTCACGATTCCAGCGGGGAAGTATCAGCTTCACGGTTGCTACTGGCCTCCCGATGGGCCGGGACCGTATCCGGTCATGATCTTCAACCACGGCAGCGAAAAGAACCCAGCGCCCTGCGGGCCTCCCGACCTGGGGTACTTCTACCAGAAGAAGGGTTACGCCTTCTTCACCTTTCAGCGCCACGGGCACGGTGCCTCACCCGGTGACTACATCATGGACTTGCAGAAGCAGGCGTATCTGGCCCACCCGTTCAACCGCAGCGCTGCGGAAAGCGAGGCGGTCGGTCTGCAGGAGCTGTACAACAAAGACGTGGAAGCGGCCGTGGCCTGGCTCAAGGAGCAGAAGTGGGCAGACACGCAACACATTGCGATGACGGGCATCTCGTTTGGAGGCACCCAGACCCTCTTGACCGCGGAAAAGGGGCTTGGGATCAAGACCTTTCTTCCCTTCGCGCCGGCAGCGCAGAGCTGGAATCCGGTGCTGGCTGACCGGCTGAAGCGAGCGGTACGCCAGGCCAGCGCGCCCATTTTCATTATCCAGGCGCAAAACGACTACAGCCTGGAGCCGAGCAAGGTGCTAGGTAAGGAGCTGGAAAAGAAAGGCTCTCCGAATCAGGCAAAGATCTATCCCCCGTTCGGAACCACGACACAAGACGGTCATTGGGGGTTCGGCTCCCGCAAGGACGGCATTGCCGTCTGGGCGCCGGATGTTAACGCCTTTCTTGATGCGACGATGCGATAAAGTGAAGCGGACTTGCGCCGCTCATTTTGGTTGGTCTTTGGGACCGCCCAAGCTGGCCCCATTGTGGTATCAAAACCTTAGCTTCCCGAGCAACCTGGATTATCATCGTCCTCAGAAGCCTGCCCCGGCGAGCCGTGGTGTATCTAGCGTTCTCAGGAACGCGGGGACGTGGTCCTCATAGGTTCTTTGAAAATTCCCAAAGCAATACTCAGTCCAAGAAATCCGTACGCGCGAATGTTAACTATTAAGTTAACCACGAGAATCCTCAGCAAGTACCCCGCCTTGACGGCGACTTTCTCCAGTAAATACAAGGCAATCATGCTGTTTCAGGAGGTCCCAGACACTTGCTGCAAGTGGGGTGTGGGAAATCGCCAGTCAGGTCAAAATCCAGAGGCAAAAGATAACTAAAAGGTAACGAGCGAGGTTTCCCTTATGGATTTCTGCGAACTACGCACCAACCGCCCCGTCCTTAAACAGCAGCTCTCGTGCCCGTTGCGCGGCTTTGACTACGGCTTTGATTAGGGTCACGCGCAGCTTGCCCTCTTCCAGCTCCATGATTCCATCAATCGTGCAGCCGGCGGGGGTGGTGACCTCGTCTTTCAGCAAGGCCGGGTGGTGTCCGGTCTCCAGCACAACTTTAGCTGCACCGAGCGTGGTTTGCGCTGCCAGCAGGGTCGCCAGGTCGCGGGGCAATCCGACTTTGACGCCGCCCTCGGCCAGGGCCTCAAGAATGATGTAGATGTATGCCGGGCCGCTGGCCGAAAGTCCGGTGATCGCGTCCATATGTTTTTCATCCACCGTGACCGTTCTTCCCACCGAGGAGAAGAGGCGGCTGGCGGTTTCCAAGTGCTTCTCGTGGACAAATTTTCCTTTGCAGATGGCGGTGATCCCGCAGCCTACGATAGCTGGTGTATTCGGCATGGTGCGGATGACTGGAATTGAAGCTGCCAGTCTTTTTTCCACGTATTCGGTGGGCACCGAGGCAGCGATGGAGATGATGAGCTGATTGGGTTTGAGCTCCGGGCCGATTTCATCGAGCACCGCTCCCATGGCGGAGGGCTTAAGGCCCAGCAGAATGATGTCGGCCTTGCGAACCGCGGCGCGGTTATCGGTGCCGACCCGTACTCCCAACTCCACCGAAAGCGCGGAGGCCTTTTCACGATGCTGAACGGTGGCGGCTATGTCCCTGGCTGAAAACAGTTTCTGCTTCATGAATGCGCGCAGCAGAATGCTGCCCATTTTTCCCGAACCGAGGACTGCTATTTTCCCCAACTTGTGCTCCATCTGAGATGTCTCCTTCGTTAAACTCTTGCAGCCATTCCGTTTGCATCTTGTCATCCTGAGCGCCAGTTTGGGTGAGCGAAAAGCGAGCGCCGTGCTGCGCGAACTTTTCGCGAGGGCGCAGCAGCCTTGTTTTGGCTGCGTAGCCCTTGGATGAACGGGCGCGAAGGACCTTGCGTTTTCTTGTCTGGGCGACGTCGTTTTTCACCCATAGAAAACTAAACAGATGGCAGGTCTAAACTTTACTGGAAGTTGTTAAAACAGGCTACATTTTAAACTTGCTGTCCCTGTTGTGGCGCTCGCCATCTATCCTGTGGTGAATAGATGGCCAAGCTTTTCTTTCTTGGTCTTCAGGTAATTTTCAGAGTGGGAATGCGGTTCTACCTCGCAGGGGACGCGTTCGACCACGCGGACCCCGGCCCGCTCCAGGGCCGCGACTTTAGCAGGATTGTTCGAGAGCAGCCGCACCTGCTTGATCCCCAGCGATTTCAGGATCTCAGCCGGCAAGCCAAACTCGCGATGGTCGGCCTTGAAGCCCAGCTTCTCGTTGGCCTCCACGGTATCAAGACCCTTGTCTTGCAGCTCGTAGGCCTGCAATTTGGCCATCAATCCGATCCCGCGCCCTTCCTGTTGCTCGTAAACCAGCACACCGGTCCCGGCCTCGGCGATCATGGCAAGGGCCATTTCAAGCTGTTGCCGGCAATCGCAACGCAGCGATCCGAAGACGTCTCCGGTAAGGCACTGCGAGTGCACGCGCACCAGCGGGAGTGCATTGGCATAGTCGCCTAATACCAGGGCGACTGCGGTTTCCGGCTTGCCGCTTGCATCGTTTCCACCTTCAAAGCCAAGAATACGGAAGTGTCCCCAGCGCGTGGGAAAATCGGCCTCAGCTACCTTGCGTATTTTGGGAGAGCTGGACATCTGTATTCATTATATATACCCATAGGACAGCCGCAGGATGGTCAGAAATTGTGTAAGAATAAGCATGACCCACCATGGATCAGCGCCTCATACTGCTTACGCAACTGATCAAGCTGGGCGTGGCGGCCGCCATCGCCGGCGCATGGGTGCGCTCACGTGATTTCAAACGCCTGCTTTTTGCAGAACCCCCGTCTCTACAGAAGAAAATCTCTCTGGTGATGCTCTTCTCCATTCCCTATGCGCTGGGGGTGTGGGTGCGGCAGATTGTCGGCAATTTTCTCGCCGCTGATCTTTCGTTTGAAGCCTCATTGCTGATGGGAGTGCTTGCCGGTCCCATCGCCGGTGCAATTGGCGGAGGATTGGTCTCCGTTCCAGCGGTTTTGCACCAGGAATATCTCACACTGCCTTTCAACGTGGGCGTGGGGATTCTGGCCGGCATCCTGCGCGATCTTGCCCGTGACCCGGAAGAGATATGGTCTTTTTCTCCGTTCATTGATCTCAGCGTGTATCGCTGGGTCCGCAAGATGGTACGCCGGCCGCACCTGGACTGGCAGATGGGCTTTTTCTTTCTCATTGTGTCCTTGCAATTTACTCGAATGGAACTGGGAAAGCACTTTCCCGGACGGATTTTCTATCTCCAACTTCCTCCGGGGCTTTCCTTTCAGGCAAAATTCTGGATTTCGGCTGCAATCTACGCCACCACCATCGCCGTGATTGCGATTCCGCTGAAGATCTTCAATGCCGTGCGCCTGGAGTTAAAGCTGCGCGAGCACGAGCGTCTTCTCCTGCAGGCCCGCATGGAGGCCCTGCAGAGCCAGATCAATCCGCATTTTCTGTTTAATACCTTGAATTCGGTTTCTTCTCTCGTGAGGGTGGACCCCGACACGGCCCGCGAACTCATCGTGAAGCTGGCCAATATTCTGCGGCGGCTGCTGCGCCAGACCGAGACTTTTGTTCCATTGCGGGAAGAGCTGGAGTTTGTTGACAACTACCTGGATATCGAGGTCGTGCGTTTCGGGCAGGACAAGCTACAGGTGGAAAAAGATATCCAGCCGGAATCGCTTTCTGCCATGGTTCCCAGCATGTTGTTGCAGCCGCTGGTGGAAAATGCCATCAAGCATGGCTTGGAGCCGAAGCTTGATGGAGGGAAGATCCTGTTGCGCAGCCGCCTCACGGAAGACCGATTGATTTTGTACATCGCCGACGACGGGATCGGCATGGATAAATCCCAGCCACCCGGCAGCACTCGTCCTGATAGCACCGGCATTGGCATGAGCAACGTCGCTGAGCGGCTCAAGGTCCTCTACGGCGATGTTGCTGAGATGGCCATCAACAGCGAGTATGGCATCGGAACACTGATTACGCTGGAGCTGCCTTTGATTGATGACCTCGCTGCCAGCGAACTCAGCCCACAATCTATACAGGCGCCGGGCAGCCTTTATCCTGCGCGCTCCAGTACCTTGCGGTAAAAGTTTTCATACAGCGGGATTATCTTGGTTGAACAGAAGCGTGACTGCGCCTCAAAGCGCGCTGTCTGGCGCATGGCCTTCAGCTTCGATTCATCGGAAAGCACTTCGATGGCGTATTTCGCCATGGTCTCTACGTCTCCCACATCGGCGAGAAAGCCGCTGTGCCCATGTTCAATGACTTCAGGCACTCCGCCAACGCGCGTAGCTACACAAGGAACTTCACACGCCATGGCTTCCAGCGCGGCCAGGCCAAAACTTTCCAGCTGACTGGGCATCAGCATCAGATCGGCGACGCCAAGCTTTTCCTGCACCCGATCCTGTTTGCCTAAAAAGATTACCCGGTCGAGTATGCCTTTTTGCGTTGCCATCCACTCTGCGACAGAACGGTCGGGCCCATCCCCGATCATCAGCAGCCGGGAGGGAACTTTTTTCTGTACCCGGTCAAAAATCTCTACCACATCCTGCAGCCGCTTCACCGGACGAAAATTGGAAAGATGCACGAGAAGACGCTCATCAGGTTTGGCAAATTGGGCGCGGTTTTCTGCCGCTTTGGGATCGCGACGGTAGAGGTCGCAGTTCACGAAGTTGGGAATCACTTCGATGGGATTGTGGATGTCGAATTCCAATATCGTCCGGTCACGCAGGTAGCGCGAGATGGAAGTCACCCCGTCGCTCTCCTCGATGGCGTAGCGGGTGATGGGAAGATAAGACCTGTCAGCTCCGACCACTGTAATATCCGTACCGTGCAAGGTAGTAACAAACGGCAATTTTTTGCGTACCAAGGTGGTCGGCGAAGCCAACAACTGCCGCGCGAGCAGAGCGCTCACCGAGTGGGGAATGGCATAGTGGACGTGCAGGATATCAAGATCGTAGATTTGTGCCACTTCAGCCATGCGCGTGGCCAGCGCCAGATCATAGGGCGGATACTCAAACAGCGGATAGCGCGATACCTCAACTTCGTGGTAGTGGATTTGGGGGTGGCCCGTGCTCAGACGAATGGGTTGAGAGTAAGTAATGAAGTGAACATCATGGCCGCGGTCTGCCAGTTCCATGCCCAGTTCGGTGCCTACAACTCCGCTCCCACCGTAGGTGGGGTAGCAGGTAATTCCGATCTTCATGCGGCTCGCTGTCCTCGCTCATGATTTTGATGATCAAAAAGCAGTCAGGCAAGTATAGATGGTTTGAGATGGGGAAGGATTCAGAAATCCAGTACTCAGAATTGCAGTGCTCAGTACTCGGTACTCAGATCGTTCACACATCCATCGGAGTGTTAAGGATATGAAAGTTCAAGACCTTCGCGCCAACGGGTCTAGCCTATGCGCTTAGCACCCTTGTCAGTAATCTTCAGCTTCATGTTTTCCAATTCGTTCATTACAACTCCATTGACAAATAGCTCTCGCCATCGCCATTTTGGCACTTCGGCCTCGTCAATTGTGAGAAGACGAACGTCACCGTTTGACAGCAGGCCGAAGGTTCCCTGCATGAATGCTTGGGCATTTGGATAAAGCTCGCGGATGAGCGTTAGGGGCAGATCTCCGCCGAGCAATTGGTCCAGTGTCTCAAGTTCTAGTGACAACATCGTCATAGCTCTCTGTACGAAATCAATTCAATCCCATGCCGTTGCAAGGTAGCGCGCGACGCCTCGGATGTAAGTATCTGCATCTCTACATCGCGAGAGCTACGCAGACGTGTGCTGATTTTTTCCAAATCGGCGTCGTGGTAGCCCGGGTGGCAAACGAACTCCCAGGTTCCTTCCGGGATGCATCCAATCACGGCGTCAAACAGCTCTTGGGTGAGCGCACCGGTCACCACAACGCCAAAGCTGCCATCGGGTGTAATCATGCCGTGTGCCTTGACCTGTTTTTTGAATTGTTCAGCATAATGGCGGAGAATGCCGACCTCGGTGTAACGCGTCCACAGTTTAGGACGGCGCATCAAATGCGCGTAAGCCAGGGTCTTAATAGGGCCGAAAGGGTTGCGCACGGCGCGCACTCCACACTCTCGTGCTACTGCAAGTAATGGTTTAAAGATTGCGGGAAAGATATGGGTGTGCTTGTGGCTATCCACATGAGAAACAGAGATGCCAGCGGCCTGCACTTTACGGATCTGCGCCGCTATTTCGGCGGCGATCTCCTCTTCTTGCAGACGCCCTCGCCAGGCTGCGGTTACGAAAGATATGAGGCTTTCACGAAACTGATTCGTGTTCCCATTTGGTAAAAGCAGAGTAGGAACTTTCTCGGGCGGAGATACGGGAGGGCCATCCACCAGAACTACATGGCATCCGACACTGAGATTTGGGTTCTCTCCAGCCATCCTGGCTGCCTCGGCGAAGGCCTGCGAGTTCGCCATCAGCGTGGATGAAGTCACAATGCCTCTCCGGTGAGAGTCGGCGATGGCGCGGTTCACGCCTGAGGTCAGGCCGAAGTCATCGGCATTGATAATGAGGCGTCGCACTGCCATGGCTGGCAGTTTAGCAAAAGAAGGCAGCTCGCGTGGCAGTGACGGGAATTCTTAAGCGCTCTGCCCGACTTTTTCCTGCAAGTTTTTCAGTCGCTCAATTTCTTCTGGAGAAAACATGCTTCCCCGGCAGCTTCCTGCGCCGCAAGAACAGGGTGCCGGATCATCCTCTTCGCCGTCGTAAAGATTGTAGTCGTAGGTGATCTCTTCGCCGGGAGCGATGTCGCGGATGGAAATGATCCATACGCGCCCGTCAATTTCATCAGTCTCGCAGTTCGGATCGCAGGAGTGATTGATGAAAGCAGCCATGCCGTGGCCATCAATCACGGTCTTGCCATC
This genomic interval carries:
- the bshA gene encoding N-acetyl-alpha-D-glucosaminyl L-malate synthase BshA; protein product: MKIGITCYPTYGGSGVVGTELGMELADRGHDVHFITYSQPIRLSTGHPQIHYHEVEVSRYPLFEYPPYDLALATRMAEVAQIYDLDILHVHYAIPHSVSALLARQLLASPTTLVRKKLPFVTTLHGTDITVVGADRSYLPITRYAIEESDGVTSISRYLRDRTILEFDIHNPIEVIPNFVNCDLYRRDPKAAENRAQFAKPDERLLVHLSNFRPVKRLQDVVEIFDRVQKKVPSRLLMIGDGPDRSVAEWMATQKGILDRVIFLGKQDRVQEKLGVADLMLMPSQLESFGLAALEAMACEVPCVATRVGGVPEVIEHGHSGFLADVGDVETMAKYAIEVLSDESKLKAMRQTARFEAQSRFCSTKIIPLYENFYRKVLERAG
- a CDS encoding ChbG/HpnK family deacetylase, with translation MAVRRLIINADDFGLTSGVNRAIADSHRRGIVTSSTLMANSQAFAEAARMAGENPNLSVGCHVVLVDGPPVSPPEKVPTLLLPNGNTNQFRESLISFVTAAWRGRLQEEEIAAEIAAQIRKVQAAGISVSHVDSHKHTHIFPAIFKPLLAVARECGVRAVRNPFGPIKTLAYAHLMRRPKLWTRYTEVGILRHYAEQFKKQVKAHGMITPDGSFGVVVTGALTQELFDAVIGCIPEGTWEFVCHPGYHDADLEKISTRLRSSRDVEMQILTSEASRATLQRHGIELISYREL
- a CDS encoding SET domain-containing protein-lysine N-methyltransferase, which encodes MGLILRSSDIHAVGCYATAPIPAKTKVVEYTGERISPEEGDNRYEHREVTYLFGMEDGKTVIDGHGMAAFINHSCDPNCETDEIDGRVWIISIRDIAPGEEITYDYNLYDGEEDDPAPCSCGAGSCRGSMFSPEEIERLKNLQEKVGQSA